The Amycolatopsis mongoliensis genome includes a window with the following:
- a CDS encoding GAF domain-containing sensor histidine kinase produces the protein MTDARDTPVEALLEQLASRHSELLVLSEGSLAMKSVARRIRELGEFDMSLVGRLEPGRRLVHRSWQGTMSTALHRLVVPEGVGLGGKSIAERRPVWVRDYRTSDAITHDFDELVAREGLGAMLAVPMIYGGEVLGAVYVGIRDEASFGDQVIARVEEVAAVASVTLVSSERAKLQTGVALEAERRRMAADLHDSVSPVLFRIGAELRSLRSMDDLDRIRDRLDEVERQVTSVSALLRNSLARLNEQPPERRLAVAIQEDCEAFEERTGLPASFVALAEIPELAPGRTEALTSVVREALVNVEKHAQASTVVVSVVVAGGRLTVVVADDGQGWASGDLAKAGHLGLPLSVRRMERVGGGVSVVGNEDGGTTVRAWVPCVAEGTGDV, from the coding sequence ATGACGGATGCGCGGGACACCCCCGTGGAAGCGCTGCTGGAGCAGCTCGCTTCGCGGCATTCCGAGTTGCTCGTCCTGTCGGAGGGGTCACTCGCGATGAAGTCGGTGGCCCGCCGCATCCGGGAGCTGGGCGAGTTCGACATGTCCCTGGTCGGCCGGCTCGAGCCGGGGCGCCGGCTGGTGCACCGGAGCTGGCAGGGCACGATGAGCACGGCCCTGCACCGGCTCGTCGTGCCCGAGGGCGTCGGCCTGGGTGGCAAGAGCATCGCCGAGCGACGGCCGGTGTGGGTGCGGGACTACCGCACGTCGGACGCGATCACGCACGACTTCGACGAGCTGGTCGCGCGGGAGGGTCTCGGCGCCATGCTGGCCGTCCCGATGATCTACGGCGGGGAAGTGCTCGGTGCCGTGTACGTCGGCATCCGCGACGAGGCGTCCTTCGGCGACCAGGTCATCGCGCGGGTGGAAGAGGTGGCGGCCGTCGCTTCGGTGACCCTGGTCAGCTCCGAGCGGGCGAAGCTGCAGACCGGAGTGGCGCTGGAGGCCGAGCGGCGGCGGATGGCGGCCGACCTGCACGACTCGGTCAGCCCGGTGCTCTTCCGCATCGGCGCCGAGCTCCGCAGCCTGCGGTCGATGGACGACCTCGACCGGATCCGGGACCGGCTCGACGAGGTGGAACGGCAGGTCACGTCGGTGAGCGCGCTGTTGCGCAACTCGCTGGCCCGTCTCAACGAACAGCCCCCGGAGCGCCGGCTCGCGGTGGCCATCCAGGAGGACTGCGAAGCCTTCGAGGAGCGGACCGGCCTGCCGGCCTCGTTCGTGGCGCTCGCGGAGATCCCGGAGCTGGCGCCGGGGCGGACCGAGGCGTTGACCAGCGTCGTGCGCGAGGCGCTGGTCAACGTCGAGAAGCACGCCCAGGCTTCCACCGTCGTCGTCAGCGTCGTGGTCGCGGGCGGGCGGCTCACCGTCGTGGTGGCCGATGACGGGCAGGGCTGGGCCAGCGGTGACCTGGCCAAGGCGGGACACCTCGGCCTGCCGCTGTCCGTGCGCCGGATGGAACGGGTGGGCGGCGGCGTGTCGGTCGTCGGCAACGAAGACGGCGGCACGACCGTGCGGGCCTGGGTGCCCTGCGTGGCGGAGGGCACCGGCGATGTGTGA